Proteins from a single region of Kluyveromyces lactis strain NRRL Y-1140 chromosome C complete sequence:
- the MPA43 gene encoding Mpa43p (similar to uniprot|P53583 Saccharomyces cerevisiae YNL249C MPA43 Mitochondrial protein of unknown function and similar to uniprot|Q04585 Saccharomyces cerevisiae YDR109C Hypothetical ORF) produces the protein MQDVGIGVDLGSTEFRIGIFDYYTDSLVKETKEKVPYFRHGNGIITQCTSDILTAVEKAFNTLYIQEYNICSLGVGATCSMVVGKQKDENLIPFNLIHDKNGRYHDIIFWMHSAAIEETEYLNNITDESILCHFGGKFFPEMAIPKLLHLNKLYKDDGLTVLDLHIWLLWKISLKLGHKELMPVQEPNSNGIGHDGELFGWSKEFYEHLQLNKIFIGNNAVIKKNEQFGDSCIDCYASWFQCWSTAMLNRTLFVVAGTSTCFLYASDCFESFIPGIWGPFKDILVNRKHISKHDNYSVYEAGISRTGVLLEKLLSTHPAVKDSDVNFLETVEHKIDLIEQSDTQSIHLMIKNTFFHEDYEEFESSFVQKDTSGSILKEGYNPTLKDLALKYVVIIETLAFQIVDVINAFEEGHITISKLLITGSQAKNSRLLQILQVLLEEISIDTPCSESSTAGVKGAYQLGKAHRNNTALLGYPQEATPRPCLLRTDDICLTDVQEHLREKYISYGNITGTKIR, from the coding sequence ATGCAAGATGTTGGGATAGGTGTCGATCTGGGATCTACCGAGTTTAGAATAGgtatttttgattattatACTGATAGCCTAGTCAAGGAAACGAAAGAAAAAGTCCCTTATTTTAGGCATGGAAATGGGATCATTACCCAATGTACCTCTGATATTTTAACTGCTGTAGAAAAAGCATTCAATACTTTATATATCCAGGAGTACAACATTTGTTCATTGGGTGTAGGAGCAACTTGTTCGATGGTGGTTGGGAAACAGAAAGATGAGAACTTAATTCCCTTCAATTTGATTCATGACAAGAACGGTAGATATCACGATATCATTTTTTGGATGCATTCAGCAGCTATAGAGGAGACGGAATATCTCAACAATATTACAGACGAATCAATCTTATGCCACTTCGGCGGGAAATTTTTCCCTGAAATGGCAATCCCGAAATTGTTGCACTTGAACAAATTATACAAAGACGATGGGCTGACAGTTCTCGATTTGCATATATGGCTATTGTGGAAAATTTCTCTCAAGTTAGGTCATAAGGAATTAATGCCAGTTCAAGaaccaaattcaaatggtATTGGACATGATGGTGAGCTATTTGGTTGGAGTAAGGAATTCTACGAGCATCTACAGTtaaacaaaatattcatAGGAAACAATGCTGttattaaaaaaaatgaacaattTGGGGATAGCTGTATTGACTGCTATGCGAGCTGGTTTCAATGCTGGTCTACTGCTATGTTAAATCGCACTTTGTTCGTTGTAGCAGGAACTTCAACGTGCTTCTTATATGCAAGCGATTGTTTCGAATCGTTTATACCGGGTATTTGGGGACCTTTTAAAGACATTCTGGTAAACAGGAAACATATCAGCAAGCACGACAATTATTCTGTCTATGAGGCTGGTATATCACGCACTGGGGTTCTACTTGAAAAGCTTCTAAGTACACACCCGGCGGTAAAGGATAGTGACgtcaatttcttggaaactGTTGAACATAAAATTGATCTTATTGAACAAAGCGATACTCAATCAATTCACCTTATGATAAAAAATACGTTTTTTCATGAGGATtatgaagaatttgaatcaagctttgttcaaaaagacACATCGGGAAgtattttgaaagaaggtTATAACCCAACGTTGAAAGATCTTGCATTGAAATACGTCGTTATAATCGAAACCTTGGCCTTTCAAATCGTAGATGTAATCAATgcttttgaagaaggtcaTATAACAATATCCAAATTGCTTATAACTGGCAGCCAGGCTAAAAACTCCAGGCTGCTGCAGATCCTGCAAGTATTACTCgaagaaatatcaatcGATACTCCTTGTAGCGAGAGTTCAACAGCAGGCGTGAAAGGTGCTTATCAACTGGGAAAAGCTCATCGGAACAACACGGCATTATTAGGGTACCCTCAAGAAGCAACGCCTAGACCCTGCTTGCTAAGGACTGATGATATTTGCCTAACAGATGTGCAAGAACACTTACGGGAGAAGTACATTTCCTATGGAAATATCACAGGAACGAAGATACGATAA